A single genomic interval of Bacillus spongiae harbors:
- the fliI gene encoding flagellar protein export ATPase FliI: protein MKLVDLVDEIDSINTYKRFGKVKRVIGIMIESKGPESAIGEVCYIHVKGVSSRPDQKIIAEVVGFNEGSVLLMPYSMVNEISPGSLVEATSKPLEVKVGIPLIGQILDSLGNPLTNDSLPRGLTTTLTDRVPPNPLSRPPIDEKIEVGVRTIDSLLTIGKGQRVGIFAGSGVGKSTLLGMIARNTNADINIIALIGERGREVREFIERDLGEEGLKKSIIIAATSDQPALMRIKGAYTATAIAEYFRDKGFNVMLMMDSVTRIAMAQREIGLAAGEPPATKGYTPSVFASLPKLLERTGTNEHGSITAFYTVLVDGDDMNEPIADTVRGILDGHIVLDRSIANKGHFPAINVLKSVSRLMNHLADGTHKIAASRIRDLISTYENSEDLINIGAYKKGTSAEIDEAIAYNPNILSFLQQGTHEKISIDTSIASLIHLAEKGELL from the coding sequence ATGAAGTTAGTGGATCTAGTAGACGAAATTGATTCAATTAATACATATAAACGTTTCGGCAAAGTAAAACGTGTCATTGGGATTATGATTGAGTCTAAAGGGCCTGAAAGTGCAATTGGTGAAGTTTGTTATATCCATGTAAAAGGAGTTTCATCTAGGCCAGATCAAAAGATTATTGCTGAGGTGGTTGGGTTTAATGAAGGTTCTGTATTATTAATGCCTTATTCAATGGTTAATGAGATTTCTCCAGGTAGTTTAGTAGAAGCAACAAGCAAACCACTTGAAGTAAAGGTAGGAATTCCATTAATAGGTCAAATTCTCGATTCATTAGGGAATCCATTAACAAATGATTCGTTACCGAGAGGGTTAACCACTACACTAACAGATCGTGTGCCCCCTAATCCGCTTAGTCGGCCGCCAATCGATGAAAAGATAGAAGTAGGTGTTCGTACAATTGATTCGCTTCTAACAATCGGAAAAGGTCAGCGAGTTGGAATTTTTGCTGGAAGTGGAGTAGGGAAAAGTACATTGCTTGGTATGATTGCTCGAAACACAAATGCAGATATAAACATAATTGCTTTAATTGGGGAAAGAGGAAGAGAAGTTAGAGAGTTTATTGAAAGAGACCTTGGTGAGGAAGGGTTAAAGAAATCCATTATTATCGCGGCAACGTCTGATCAACCTGCGTTGATGAGAATAAAAGGAGCATATACCGCCACAGCCATTGCTGAATACTTCCGAGATAAAGGTTTCAATGTGATGCTTATGATGGATTCCGTTACACGAATAGCCATGGCGCAACGTGAAATAGGACTTGCTGCTGGTGAACCACCTGCAACAAAAGGGTATACACCATCTGTATTTGCCAGTTTACCAAAATTATTAGAGAGAACAGGAACGAATGAGCATGGGAGTATTACAGCATTTTACACAGTCTTGGTAGATGGCGACGATATGAATGAGCCGATTGCTGATACCGTTCGAGGTATTTTAGATGGCCATATTGTTTTAGATCGTTCTATTGCGAACAAAGGTCATTTCCCAGCTATTAATGTATTAAAAAGTGTAAGTCGATTAATGAATCATTTAGCAGATGGTACTCACAAAATAGCTGCTAGCCGAATACGTGATTTAATCAGTACATATGAGAACTCTGAGGATTTAATCAATATTGGTGCATATAAGAAAGGGACATCTGCTGAAATAGATGAAGCAATCGCTTATAACCCCAATATTCTATCATTTTTACAACAAGGTACTCATGAAAAAATATCCATCGATACGAGTATTGCCTCTCTCATACATTTGGCGGAAAAGGGTGAGCTTCTATGA
- the fliM gene encoding flagellar motor switch protein FliM — translation MSSEVLSQNEIDALLSALSTGEMSADDFKDEDEARKVKLYDFKRALRFSKDQIRSLTRLHENFSRLLTTYFSAQLRTYVQISVASADQIPYEEFIRSIPKMTILNVFEVPPLEGRILFEVNPNIAYAMMDRVMGGRGSSVNKVENLTEIETKIMSNLFDQAFENLREAWSTIADIDPILSDFEVNPQFLQMVSPNETVVVISLETIIGETSGMINICIPHVVLEPIIPKLSVHYWMQTEKKEREPVEVETLESRIKKAYVPVITELGTSEITIEDFLMLDTGDVVELNQKIDLPLVMKVGEIPKFTVQPGKVKKKIAVQILENLKGGDNDE, via the coding sequence ATGTCAAGTGAAGTGCTATCTCAAAATGAGATTGATGCCCTTTTATCGGCTCTGTCAACGGGTGAAATGAGCGCTGATGATTTTAAAGATGAAGATGAAGCGAGAAAAGTAAAGTTATATGACTTTAAACGTGCTCTTCGCTTTTCAAAAGATCAAATAAGAAGTTTAACAAGGCTTCATGAGAATTTTTCGCGCTTATTAACAACTTATTTTTCAGCACAGCTGCGAACGTATGTACAAATATCCGTTGCATCAGCGGATCAAATTCCTTATGAAGAATTTATTCGATCTATCCCGAAAATGACGATTTTAAATGTATTTGAAGTTCCTCCATTAGAAGGACGGATTTTATTTGAAGTCAATCCAAACATCGCCTATGCAATGATGGATCGTGTCATGGGAGGGCGAGGTTCAAGTGTAAATAAGGTAGAAAATTTAACTGAAATTGAAACGAAGATCATGTCGAATCTTTTTGACCAAGCATTTGAAAATTTACGTGAAGCATGGTCAACGATTGCGGATATTGACCCTATATTATCTGATTTTGAAGTGAATCCCCAATTTCTACAAATGGTTTCTCCTAATGAAACGGTTGTGGTGATTTCTTTAGAAACAATAATTGGAGAGACGAGTGGAATGATAAATATTTGTATTCCTCACGTTGTATTAGAACCTATTATACCTAAGCTCTCTGTTCATTATTGGATGCAAACAGAAAAGAAAGAGCGAGAGCCAGTAGAAGTTGAGACATTGGAAAGTCGAATAAAAAAAGCTTACGTTCCAGTCATTACCGAGCTAGGTACTTCAGAAATTACCATTGAAGACTTTTTAATGCTTGATACTGGGGACGTCGTTGAACTCAATCAGAAAATCGATTTACCACTTGTTATGAAAGTTGGCGAAATCCCTAAATTTACCGTACAACCTGGGAAAGTAAAGAAAAAGATAGCTGTCCAAATTTTAGAAAATTTGAAGGGGGGAGACAATGATGAGTGA
- a CDS encoding response regulator, translating into MTNRILIVDDAAFMRMMIKDILVKNGYEVVAEAENGAQAIEKYKELKPDLVTMDITMPEMDGIAALKEIKSFDSSSRVIMCSAMGQQAMVIDAIQAGAKDFIVKPFQADRVLEAIAKTLA; encoded by the coding sequence ATGACAAATCGAATTTTAATTGTTGATGATGCAGCATTTATGAGAATGATGATAAAAGATATTTTAGTAAAAAATGGGTATGAAGTTGTGGCAGAGGCAGAAAATGGTGCTCAAGCGATAGAAAAATACAAAGAGTTAAAGCCTGATTTAGTAACAATGGATATTACGATGCCAGAAATGGATGGAATCGCTGCATTGAAAGAAATTAAAAGCTTTGACAGTAGTTCAAGAGTCATTATGTGCTCTGCAATGGGTCAACAAGCAATGGTCATTGATGCTATTCAAGCGGGTGCTAAAGACTTTATTGTTAAGCCGTTTCAAGCAGACCGCGTATTAGAAGCTATTGCGAAAACACTCGCTTAA
- the fliL gene encoding flagellar basal body-associated protein FliL yields MKPNNKLLSTMFLILVTITLVGVTVLILLLNSKGEAEEINPTIDEIRDSSVDISEITTNLYSDDFIRISFKIQTDSKKAKSEVEKRDFQIRNIIIEELSEVKAQNLRGKAGKQQFESLLTLKFNELIQEGKVEKVYITSSVIQ; encoded by the coding sequence ATGAAACCAAATAATAAGCTACTCAGCACAATGTTTTTAATATTAGTGACGATTACACTAGTTGGAGTGACTGTTCTAATACTCTTGTTGAATAGTAAAGGCGAAGCCGAAGAAATTAATCCGACAATTGATGAAATCCGTGATTCATCCGTTGATATCTCAGAAATTACGACAAATCTTTACAGTGATGATTTCATCCGTATTTCTTTTAAAATTCAAACAGATAGTAAAAAAGCAAAATCAGAAGTAGAAAAACGTGATTTCCAAATTCGCAATATTATTATTGAAGAATTGTCTGAAGTTAAGGCTCAAAATTTACGGGGGAAAGCTGGGAAGCAACAATTTGAATCACTGCTGACTTTAAAATTTAATGAGTTGATACAAGAAGGAAAAGTAGAGAAGGTATATATCACCTCCAGCGTTATTCAATAA
- the flgD gene encoding flagellar hook assembly protein FlgD gives MSNTIDSTLLLSSYQAEQRETSGEILGKDDFLKILMTQLQNQDPLNPMQDKDFIAQMATFSSLEQMTNLGKSMDNLVEVQKQNQLISYNQFVGKEVTWHQINEDDAIIEGTGKITGVKFGVDSVEFTLDDGTVLTPSNISEVNHFVQGNDLVEASHLIGRNVGWINNQGVEEVGSVLSVFQKDGEIWLRFLDEREIEASQLTKIE, from the coding sequence ATGAGTAATACGATTGATTCTACGCTTCTGCTCTCTTCTTATCAAGCAGAACAGAGAGAAACAAGCGGAGAGATATTAGGGAAAGATGATTTTTTGAAAATTCTAATGACGCAATTACAAAATCAGGATCCATTAAATCCAATGCAAGATAAAGATTTTATTGCGCAAATGGCTACTTTTTCTTCATTAGAACAAATGACCAATCTAGGGAAGTCAATGGATAACTTGGTAGAAGTACAAAAACAAAATCAATTGATTTCCTATAATCAGTTTGTTGGAAAAGAAGTAACTTGGCATCAAATTAATGAGGACGATGCAATTATAGAAGGAACGGGCAAGATTACCGGTGTGAAGTTTGGCGTAGATTCTGTTGAATTCACATTAGATGATGGAACCGTTTTAACTCCAAGTAATATAAGCGAAGTGAATCATTTCGTTCAAGGAAATGATTTGGTCGAAGCTAGCCATTTAATTGGGAGAAATGTTGGTTGGATTAATAATCAAGGAGTAGAAGAAGTTGGAAGTGTGCTATCGGTATTTCAAAAAGATGGAGAAATTTGGCTTCGCTTTCTTGATGAAAGAGAAATTGAGGCTAGTCAGCTTACTAAAATTGAATAA
- a CDS encoding MotE family protein: MEKKEKVQQDKPFNLFQWVFLVIIFPIFVVIIIVLLIATAADINVFDKMNEMSQKIPLLSKVIEEDNVQEDGAMVINLQAELQDKEARITQLENELNKQSNKLEQASLKEQQLQEQMDEFQQIQENNKREAKEIITSYEEMSAKSAANILVEMEEEEALWILSKIKSEQLAKILEKLPPETAAIFTEKLSIQTET, encoded by the coding sequence ATGGAAAAGAAAGAAAAAGTTCAACAAGATAAACCATTTAATCTATTCCAATGGGTTTTTTTAGTCATAATATTCCCTATTTTTGTTGTAATCATTATTGTCCTTTTAATTGCAACAGCAGCAGATATTAATGTGTTCGACAAAATGAATGAAATGAGTCAGAAAATACCACTCCTTTCAAAGGTAATCGAAGAAGACAATGTTCAGGAAGATGGAGCAATGGTTATCAATCTTCAAGCCGAACTACAGGATAAAGAGGCTAGAATTACTCAACTGGAAAACGAACTAAATAAACAATCAAATAAATTAGAACAAGCTTCATTAAAGGAACAGCAATTGCAAGAACAAATGGATGAGTTTCAACAAATTCAGGAAAATAATAAACGTGAAGCAAAAGAAATCATCACTTCTTATGAAGAAATGTCTGCTAAAAGTGCGGCGAACATTCTTGTAGAGATGGAAGAAGAAGAGGCATTGTGGATTCTTTCAAAAATTAAGTCTGAACAATTAGCGAAGATTCTCGAAAAACTGCCGCCTGAAACGGCAGCGATATTCACTGAAAAACTTTCGATTCAAACAGAAACTTAA
- a CDS encoding flagellar hook protein FlgE, which yields MIRSMYSGISGMKNFQTKLDVIGNNISNVNTYGFKKGRVTFQDLMNQTVSGASSATETKGGQNPKQIGLGGTLATVDLIDTQGSLQTTGRSLDVAISGDGYFVTRMGTGEAYTRAGNFYLDSEGQLVTGNGSLVQGFSVDGNGNIDRSTLTDITIDTDTTMAPQATEEASFDGNLKASSNTDVVIDFKVKDSLGQDIELKLTLTNQGSNSWGYAVTTANGNVALTSNTGNISFSNTGEYTGGNATLSMALTNNASSPQDIELDFSKLTQFDSTTSANVETIDGNAEGYLESFNISSSGEVNGIFSNGEVRVLSQLVIATFSNGAGLQKTGENMYITSNNSGLPNYGIASEGRGSLQSGALEMSNVDLSEEFTEMIVAQRGFQANTRIITTSDEILQELVNLKR from the coding sequence ATGATACGTTCAATGTACTCTGGAATTAGTGGAATGAAAAATTTTCAAACTAAATTAGATGTGATAGGCAATAATATTTCCAATGTAAATACGTATGGGTTTAAAAAAGGAAGAGTAACGTTTCAAGATTTAATGAATCAAACTGTTTCAGGAGCTAGTAGTGCAACTGAAACAAAGGGCGGACAAAACCCTAAGCAAATTGGACTTGGTGGAACATTAGCAACAGTGGATCTTATTGATACACAGGGAAGCCTTCAAACGACTGGAAGATCATTAGATGTAGCGATTTCTGGAGACGGATATTTTGTGACAAGGATGGGTACTGGTGAAGCCTATACTCGAGCTGGGAATTTTTATTTAGATTCAGAAGGTCAGCTTGTAACCGGGAATGGAAGTTTAGTGCAAGGTTTTTCGGTAGATGGAAATGGAAATATTGATAGAAGTACGTTGACAGATATTACGATTGATACCGATACGACAATGGCGCCACAAGCCACTGAAGAAGCTTCGTTTGACGGGAATTTGAAGGCGTCAAGCAATACGGACGTTGTCATTGATTTTAAAGTGAAGGACTCACTTGGACAGGATATAGAATTGAAGTTGACGCTCACAAATCAAGGTAGTAATTCTTGGGGTTATGCTGTTACAACCGCTAACGGAAATGTGGCTCTCACTTCAAACACTGGTAATATCTCTTTTTCAAATACTGGAGAGTACACAGGTGGTAATGCAACGTTATCCATGGCCTTAACCAATAATGCTTCCTCACCTCAGGACATTGAGTTGGATTTTAGTAAGCTAACACAATTTGATTCTACTACTTCTGCAAACGTAGAAACTATTGATGGAAATGCAGAAGGGTATCTTGAGAGCTTTAATATTAGTTCTTCTGGAGAAGTAAATGGGATTTTCTCAAATGGAGAGGTGCGGGTGTTAAGTCAACTCGTAATAGCTACCTTCTCGAATGGAGCAGGACTTCAAAAAACAGGTGAAAATATGTATATCACATCTAATAACTCAGGTCTTCCGAATTATGGGATTGCTTCTGAAGGAAGAGGCAGCTTACAATCTGGTGCTCTTGAAATGTCCAATGTTGATTTATCCGAAGAGTTTACAGAAATGATTGTCGCTCAACGTGGGTTTCAAGCAAATACTAGGATTATCACAACATCTGATGAAATTCTTCAAGAGTTAGTAAACTTAAAACGTTAA
- the fliY gene encoding flagellar motor switch phosphatase FliY, producing MMSDMLSQDEIDALLNGTEDNEMENQAMNIVENYLSSFEQDTLGEIGNISFGSSATALSTLLNQKVEITTPTVAIIDHGKLKDEFPHPYVAIQVQYTEGFIGSNLLVIKQSDAAIIADLMLGGDGLNPSDNLGEIQLSAVQEAMNQMMGSAATSMSTVFAKKVDISPPVIDLMYVPEGRGTENIPNQDLLVKVSFSLKIGTLIDSNIMQLVPLSFAKSLVNELTNKGNQQTVNSVNNNEETPEETVETSPPPMETGKGAKQEPQFATQPRAASGPQHFGGATSGGNVQVQPAAFTSFETPQLQEHEVNNLNMLLDIPLQVTVELGRTKRSVKDILALSAGSIIELDKLAGEPVDILVNSRLIAKGEVVVIDENFGVRITDIVSQSERLNQLK from the coding sequence ATGATGAGTGATATGCTCTCTCAAGATGAGATTGATGCTCTTCTAAATGGAACGGAAGACAATGAAATGGAAAATCAAGCAATGAATATAGTAGAAAACTACTTATCTAGTTTTGAACAAGATACTTTAGGAGAAATTGGGAATATATCCTTTGGTAGTTCGGCAACAGCGCTCTCTACGCTCCTTAATCAAAAAGTGGAAATTACAACACCTACTGTAGCGATTATCGATCATGGAAAATTGAAGGATGAGTTTCCTCATCCATATGTCGCCATACAAGTACAGTATACAGAAGGGTTTATCGGTTCAAATTTACTTGTCATTAAACAGTCAGATGCAGCCATTATCGCAGATTTAATGCTGGGAGGAGACGGATTAAATCCATCTGATAATCTCGGTGAAATTCAATTAAGTGCTGTTCAGGAAGCAATGAACCAAATGATGGGTTCTGCCGCCACGTCGATGTCTACAGTTTTTGCCAAAAAAGTAGATATTTCACCTCCCGTAATTGATTTAATGTATGTACCAGAAGGGAGAGGGACAGAAAATATTCCTAATCAAGATTTACTTGTGAAAGTATCTTTCTCGCTTAAAATTGGTACATTAATAGATTCAAATATTATGCAACTTGTTCCACTAAGTTTCGCTAAAAGCTTAGTCAATGAATTAACAAATAAGGGAAATCAACAAACAGTAAACTCGGTAAACAACAATGAAGAAACACCAGAAGAAACTGTTGAGACTTCTCCACCACCTATGGAGACTGGAAAAGGGGCGAAGCAAGAGCCGCAATTTGCAACTCAACCTAGAGCTGCAAGTGGACCTCAACATTTTGGAGGGGCAACGAGTGGTGGCAATGTCCAAGTGCAACCAGCTGCGTTCACTTCTTTTGAAACACCTCAATTACAAGAGCATGAGGTAAATAATTTAAATATGTTGCTTGATATCCCGCTTCAAGTAACGGTTGAATTAGGAAGGACAAAGCGTTCGGTGAAGGATATATTAGCGCTTTCAGCAGGTTCTATCATTGAGTTAGATAAATTAGCAGGAGAACCGGTTGATATTTTAGTTAATAGCCGACTGATTGCTAAAGGAGAAGTCGTTGTCATTGATGAAAATTTTGGTGTTCGCATTACCGATATCGTTAGTCAAAGCGAACGTTTAAACCAATTAAAATAG
- a CDS encoding flagellar hook-length control protein FliK → MNLGSIQTQVQTLQQIELSGMNSKSLATNSFINVLSQLNGSAKEENPEQVESVEELKALLNIVQGNHDIPLDTKRNQEPTLSKIAELMNMPREEIEHEITSMVHKIAQDLGISKEEYADLPEEEIIPFLVEIMAKLTQDQLQKYSANELSTPIQATKIRLALVENQDQTLEMSMRASNMKQDLQQLVGKIESIIKNSFSKESILQLAFRSTLPTDGNGIEMSNKGIVTQEGKSSGHQLDVLTLPSRIMQQELHLTKAESLSYEKFVKEFSSVLSRAQFGKLPNMNKLLIKLYPEELGSLRIELLHKNGLMTARILTSTIAAKELIDSQLHGLKQAFQQQNLQVEKMEVQQMLSDELRQDKGNQKQQNHQQHQKQKQNSDSQEFSDQNSFESFKELLLNIEI, encoded by the coding sequence ATGAATTTAGGCTCGATTCAGACACAAGTACAAACTCTTCAGCAAATAGAACTTAGTGGGATGAACAGTAAATCGTTAGCAACCAATTCATTTATAAATGTTCTATCACAATTAAATGGAAGCGCAAAAGAAGAAAATCCTGAACAAGTAGAAAGTGTTGAAGAGCTAAAAGCACTATTAAATATAGTGCAAGGGAACCATGACATACCGCTAGACACGAAACGAAATCAAGAGCCTACTCTTTCCAAAATTGCTGAATTAATGAATATGCCTAGAGAAGAAATCGAACATGAAATTACAAGTATGGTACATAAAATAGCTCAGGACTTGGGGATATCAAAGGAAGAGTATGCCGACCTACCAGAAGAAGAAATCATTCCATTTCTCGTTGAGATAATGGCAAAATTGACGCAAGATCAATTGCAAAAATACAGTGCAAACGAACTGTCAACACCTATCCAAGCTACAAAGATACGATTAGCATTGGTAGAAAATCAAGATCAAACACTAGAAATGTCAATGAGAGCTTCAAATATGAAGCAAGATTTGCAACAGCTTGTAGGAAAAATTGAATCCATTATAAAAAATTCTTTTTCAAAAGAATCCATTTTACAACTGGCCTTTCGTTCTACACTCCCTACTGATGGTAATGGAATTGAAATGTCTAATAAAGGAATCGTTACGCAAGAGGGAAAGTCGTCAGGACATCAGCTAGACGTATTGACACTACCTTCAAGAATCATGCAGCAAGAGTTACATTTAACGAAGGCTGAAAGTCTTTCATATGAAAAATTCGTTAAGGAATTTTCTTCAGTATTATCAAGAGCACAATTTGGGAAGCTCCCAAATATGAATAAACTGTTAATTAAACTATATCCTGAAGAATTAGGAAGTTTACGAATAGAACTTCTTCACAAGAACGGATTAATGACAGCAAGAATTTTGACTTCTACTATTGCGGCAAAGGAGTTAATAGATTCCCAGTTGCATGGACTTAAACAAGCATTTCAGCAACAAAACCTTCAGGTTGAAAAAATGGAAGTTCAACAGATGCTGTCAGATGAATTGAGACAGGACAAAGGAAATCAAAAACAACAAAATCATCAACAACATCAAAAACAAAAACAGAATTCAGATAGCCAAGAATTTTCAGATCAAAATTCTTTTGAGAGCTTTAAAGAGCTTCTATTAAATATTGAGATATAG
- a CDS encoding flagellar FlbD family protein, whose amino-acid sequence MITVTRLNGTTFWLNALFFESIEALPDTTITLTNGKKYVVKESEQELQSKVLKFYEHVNLLGLERVREKDETK is encoded by the coding sequence ATGATTACAGTCACAAGATTAAATGGGACAACTTTTTGGTTGAATGCTCTTTTTTTTGAAAGTATTGAAGCGTTACCTGATACAACAATTACGTTAACAAATGGAAAAAAATATGTGGTTAAAGAAAGTGAACAGGAATTGCAAAGTAAAGTTCTGAAGTTTTATGAGCATGTCAATCTTCTTGGATTAGAGAGGGTGAGGGAAAAGGATGAAACCAAATAA
- the fliJ gene encoding flagellar export protein FliJ, which produces MKKFQFKFDKVLILKEQEKEETVYHFQDSVRQFEKTAEKLYNALKKKEDLETYQSNQLVNGFPVQEVRHYQMFITNLEKSIVFYQDQVIKARNKMKWLEQKVTEKNIEVKQYEKMKENDYKVFTINQQKQENKVLDELSVMKYVNREIR; this is translated from the coding sequence ATGAAAAAGTTTCAGTTTAAGTTCGATAAGGTCTTAATTTTGAAAGAACAGGAAAAAGAAGAAACTGTTTATCATTTTCAAGATAGTGTTCGACAATTTGAAAAAACGGCAGAGAAACTATACAACGCTTTGAAGAAAAAAGAGGACTTAGAAACCTACCAATCAAATCAACTTGTCAATGGATTTCCTGTACAAGAGGTGCGCCATTACCAAATGTTTATCACTAACTTGGAAAAGTCTATTGTTTTTTATCAAGATCAAGTAATAAAAGCTAGAAACAAAATGAAGTGGCTAGAACAGAAAGTAACGGAAAAAAACATCGAAGTAAAGCAGTATGAAAAGATGAAAGAAAATGATTATAAAGTATTTACGATTAACCAACAAAAGCAAGAAAACAAAGTATTAGACGAGTTATCGGTCATGAAATACGTGAACCGCGAAATTAGGTGA
- a CDS encoding flagellar biosynthetic protein FliO, which yields MRSQKKWMVVIVVIMSLLGWGESHPQASVNPSVADCVNASMEGCQKDSEEIDTEKTNEQMVSAPTVSMMDFIKMIVALLFVIGLIYTLLRFISQRSRSFQQTKLLHNLGGTSLGGNRSVQVVKVGNRILVLGVGEDIHLIKEIDEAKEYEEFITSFENNYENLLKGSNPLVRGWSKRMKGKKETDLPFRSLFKSQLDDLKKGRKNMFNELKKEENSLDE from the coding sequence TTGAGAAGTCAAAAGAAATGGATGGTAGTAATAGTCGTTATAATGAGTTTGCTGGGGTGGGGGGAGTCTCACCCCCAAGCTTCTGTCAATCCTTCTGTTGCAGATTGCGTGAATGCTAGCATGGAAGGTTGTCAAAAAGATAGTGAAGAAATTGATACTGAGAAAACAAATGAACAAATGGTGTCAGCCCCTACTGTCTCAATGATGGATTTTATCAAAATGATTGTCGCCTTGCTATTTGTGATCGGTTTAATCTATACATTATTACGGTTTATTAGTCAGCGAAGTCGTTCCTTTCAGCAAACAAAACTACTACATAATTTAGGCGGAACCTCATTAGGAGGGAACAGATCGGTTCAAGTGGTGAAAGTAGGAAACCGAATCCTAGTTTTGGGAGTAGGGGAAGATATTCATTTAATTAAAGAAATTGATGAGGCGAAGGAATACGAAGAATTTATTACCTCGTTTGAAAATAATTATGAAAATTTACTTAAAGGTTCGAACCCTCTCGTGAGAGGGTGGTCAAAACGAATGAAAGGAAAAAAAGAAACCGACCTTCCGTTTCGTTCACTATTTAAGTCACAGTTAGATGATTTAAAAAAAGGGAGAAAAAACATGTTTAACGAACTGAAAAAAGAGGAGAATTCACTAGATGAATGA
- the fliH gene encoding flagellar assembly protein FliH, with amino-acid sequence MSRIFKSRQTSAVGNPSREISLKRFSTTTNEQKEEERKQNHIQLLEEAKQEALRIIEEAESHKLTIINEVNTQKQEFKSQCELALQQARKEGYDEGFRQGKEESISEYQNLIVEGKQVVESSKVEFRRHIESAEKLILKTAIKCAERILGKKLKEDPKTFVSIVKRGLKEAVELKEVQIHVHPSNHDLLTEYDEEIRRIIAPNAHYYLYPNEDISETECIIESNQGRIIVSLDSQLQQLQIKLMELLEGEQ; translated from the coding sequence TTGTCTAGAATTTTTAAGTCACGCCAAACATCAGCGGTGGGGAATCCTTCTCGAGAGATATCTTTAAAACGATTTTCGACAACTACGAATGAACAGAAGGAAGAGGAAAGAAAACAAAATCATATACAGTTGCTAGAAGAAGCGAAGCAAGAGGCACTAAGAATTATTGAAGAGGCTGAATCACATAAGTTAACGATAATTAATGAAGTGAACACTCAAAAACAAGAGTTTAAAAGTCAGTGTGAACTCGCGCTTCAACAAGCACGGAAAGAAGGATACGATGAAGGTTTTCGACAAGGGAAAGAAGAATCGATTTCTGAATACCAAAACTTGATAGTTGAAGGAAAACAAGTGGTCGAATCTTCAAAGGTTGAGTTTCGTCGTCATATTGAAAGTGCAGAAAAGTTAATCCTTAAAACAGCGATAAAATGCGCAGAAAGAATACTTGGAAAGAAACTAAAAGAAGACCCTAAAACCTTTGTCTCCATTGTGAAGAGAGGCTTAAAAGAAGCGGTAGAGTTGAAAGAAGTTCAAATACATGTTCATCCTTCTAATCATGACCTTTTAACTGAATACGATGAAGAAATTCGCAGAATCATTGCACCAAATGCACATTATTATTTATATCCAAATGAAGATATTTCAGAAACGGAATGTATCATTGAATCGAATCAAGGGAGAATTATCGTTAGTTTGGACAGCCAATTACAACAATTACAAATAAAACTAATGGAACTTCTTGAAGGAGAACAATAA
- a CDS encoding TIGR02530 family flagellar biosynthesis protein, translating to MEKRYIHALPIQPTTRNYLPKKSSKGIQTDNPFANHLKAALDKPTSLTISKHARERIENRAISLSANDWLLIEEKIAQAKEMGINESLVMVKDVAFIISVTNETVITAMNREEAASQIFTNIDGAILLET from the coding sequence TTGGAAAAGCGTTATATTCATGCGCTACCAATACAACCTACTACACGCAACTATCTACCTAAGAAAAGTTCAAAAGGTATTCAGACGGATAATCCCTTTGCCAACCATTTAAAAGCTGCGCTCGATAAGCCTACCTCCTTAACGATCAGTAAGCACGCAAGGGAGCGAATTGAAAATCGTGCTATTAGCTTATCGGCTAATGATTGGCTTTTAATTGAAGAAAAGATTGCCCAAGCCAAAGAGATGGGAATAAATGAGTCTCTTGTAATGGTTAAAGATGTAGCATTTATTATTAGTGTAACAAATGAAACCGTTATTACTGCGATGAACAGGGAAGAAGCAGCGTCTCAAATTTTTACGAATATTGATGGAGCCATCTTATTGGAAACATAA